In one Brassica oleracea var. oleracea cultivar TO1000 chromosome C9, BOL, whole genome shotgun sequence genomic region, the following are encoded:
- the LOC106317818 gene encoding protein SABRE, whose product MEASPAKFFFGFLIVSIFLWMIFILCSRFFAWILSRVLGASVVFRVGGWKCLKDVVVKFKKGAIESVSAGEIKLSLRQSLVKLGVGFLSRDPKVQVLICDLEVVMRSSTSTKNVPKAKSQKPRTSGRGKWMVVANVARFLSVSVADMVVKTRKAIVEVKELKLDISKDGGTKPNLYVKLHVIPILVHLCESRMMSDESSSIGFERCTASQTSSATSDRSSAALFSDEFSLSTEFGHDRAVGIVTRNVEIVSGDVTLTFDEDSFPKSKHSSSTVHSDDVVRSTSVTSSAKKSDKEHKLVAALAKYSPSFPEKVLFILPKLDVRCVNREHDLVAENNITGIQLTSVKSKSFEDTGESTRLDVQMELSEIHLFREAKSSVLEIMKVDVVSFIYIPIQPVLPVRAEVDIKLGGTRCNLFISRLQPWLRLHFLKKKKLVLHGPTHTLEKSKAADTKAIMWTGTVSAPEMAVILYGIDDLPVYHFCSQSSHVFANNISSMGTAIHVELGELNLHLADEYQECFKETLFGIEPNSGSLMHIAKLSLDWGRRDRTSSDEVGCRSKLVLSVDVTGMGIYFSFKRVESLITNAMSFKALFKTLSVAGKKMNQTGGVQPAKGSGKGTRLVNLNLERCCVTFCDDTGLDNTVIEDPKTVNYGSQGGRVTFSSLADGRPRTANVASTASEECKRLKYSVSLEISQFSLCLNKDKHSVQMDLGRAISIYQEYLEEHKPCSKVKLFDMHNAKLVRRSGGLNDIAVCSLFSATDISLGWEPDVHISFYELFLRLKSLVYAQKLKEQEREGRSSVKDGGSGEERNLSNSADKQKKKESMFAIDVETLTISAEVGDGVEAKLEAQSIFSENACIGVLLEGLMLAFNGSRVLKTTRMQISRIPAASSSVSDAVPVMTSGPWDWVVQGLEVHICMPYKLQLRAIDDSIEDMLRALRLITVAKGKNLFPGKRESSKPKNKKSSPKFGRIRFGIRRLTAYIEEEPIQGWLDEHYHLVKKEACELAVRLKFLEDFIQKATQSPKGAETSDPTDERKMLFDGVEIDVQDPSAINKVKDEIHKRSFQSYYQACQGLASSEGSGACTEGFQAGFKPSTARTSLLSVCVTDFDLSLTAVHGGDAGLMEVLKKLDPICQENDIPFSRLYGSNADLKTGSLVVQLRDYTLPLLSGTSGKCEGHIVLAQQATCFQPQISQDVFVGRWRKVRMFRSATGTTPPMKTYSDLRIHFEQGQVSFGVGYEPAFADISYAFTVALRRANLSHRGPGILPTVKKERSLPWWDDMRNYVHGNITLSFSESKWDVLATTDPYESLDKLQIVTGPIELQQSDGRVFVNAKDFKIKLSSLESLISRHSLKIPVGTSGGAFIEAPAFNLEVTMDWECESGDSLNHYLYAFPSEGKPREKVFDPFRSTSLSLRWNFSLRPEKFHQSSSGTEHPTDTAVLCSSQDQPETPTMNLGAHDLAWILKFWGLNYYPPHKLRSFSRWPRFGVARSARSGNLSLDKVMTEFMLRVDATPSLMNYMPWDSDDPAKGLSFNMSKLKYELCYSRGKQKYTFECKRDVLDLVYQGLDLHVPKAFLNKDEHPYVPASVQVLRKSSQNALIDRVPSGEDHKRNEKHRDEGFLLSSDYFTIRRQAPKADPERLLAWQEAGRRNLEMTYVRSEFENGSESDEHIRSDPSDDDGYNVVIADNCQRVFVYGLKLLWTIANRDAVWSFVGGISKAFEPPKPSPSRQYTQRKILEESQEGSCPETHQGETLKSSASPGRNLPSQPMEMAEPLSSPSHSVKIEKSYDRAGNTETSESEEDGTRHFMVNVIEPQFNLHSEDANGRFLLAAVSGRVLARSFNSIMRVGVEVIEQALGTGSAEVPECSPEMTWTRMEFSVMLEHVQAHVAPTDVDPGAGLQWLPKIRRNSPKVKRTGALLERVFMPCDMFLRYTRHKGGNPDLKVKPLKELTFNSHDITATMTSRQFQVMLDVLTNLLFARLPKPRKSSLQCPTEDEDVEEEADEVVPYGVEEVELAKINLEEKERARKLLLDDIRKLSYCSDNIDDTHMEREVELWMISTRRSILVQGLKKELLYAQKSRKAASVSLRMALQKAAQLRLMEKEKNKSPSYAMCISLQINKVVWSMLVDGKSFAEAEINDLIYDFDRDYKDIGVARFTTKSFVLRNCLPHAKSDMLLSAWNPPTEWGRKFMLRVDAKQGAPKDGHYPLERFHVEIYPLRIHLTETMYRMMWEYFFPEEEQDSQRRQEVWKISTTAGSKRVKKGLAGDSSTTSHSAVEASRRSSESLSASATTLSQSNADSVQKSNTPSLRCSTGGSAQELRTSSFDRTGGENMAESIGNELVLHASSVEQQEDSSKQKPKETKTVKPGRSSHEEKKAGKSHEEKKSRPRRMMEFHDIRISQVELLVTYEGSRFVVNDLKLLMDTFHRDEFTGTWRRLFSRVKKHIIWGVLKSVTGMQGKKFKDKSQNNRESADNDLILSDNDHTGKSDNQVPWFKRQSDGAGDGFVTSIKGLFNTQRRKAKAFVMRTMRGEAENDFHGEWSDSDVELSPFARQLTITKSKTKRLLKRHTKKFRPRPQRGSSSQQRESLPSSPREGTAFESGYSSGTSPYEDFRD is encoded by the exons ATGGAGGCTTCACCTGCTAAGTTCTTCTTCGGCTTCCTGATTGTTTCCATCTTCTTGTGGATGATCTTCAT ACTTTGTTCAAGGTTCTTTGCGTGGATTCTTAGCCGAGTGCTGGGAGCATCTGTTGTGTTCCGTGTTGGCGGTTGGAAATGCCTCAAGGATGTCGTGGTTAAGTTTAAAAAG GGTGCTATTGAGTCGGTGTCTGCTGGTGAAATTAAACTTAGTTTACGACAGTCCTTGGTCAAACTCGGCGTTGGTTTTCTTTCTAGAGATCCAAAAGTGCAAGTCTTGATATGTGATCTTGAAGTTGTAATGAGGTCATCGACTTCAACCAAAAATGTACCCAAAGCCAAAAGTCAGAAACCTCGTACTTCAGGCAGGGGAAAGTGGATGGTGGTTGCTAATGTTGCAAGGTTTCTTTCAGTTTCTGTCGCAGATATGGTTGTCAAG ACCCGAAAGGCAATAGTTGAAGTCAAAGAACTGAAGTTAGATATATCTAAGGATGGTGGAACAAAGCCCAATCTATATGTTAAGCTGCATGTAATACCGATTCTGGTTCACTTATGTGAATCACGCATGATGTCTGATGAGTCGTCTAGCATAGGCTTTGAAAGGTGTACTGCTTCCCAAACGTCTTCTGCCACATCAGACAGATCCTCTGCTGCATTATTTTCTGATGAATTCTCTCTTTCTACCGAGTTTGGACATGACAG GGCTGTAGGTATTGTTACACGAAATGTGGAAATTGTATCTGGAGATGTAACTCTGACTTTTGATGAGGATTCGTTTCCTAAGAGCAAACATTCATCATCTACTGTCCATTCAGATGATGTTGTAAGGTCAACTAGTGTTACTTCATCCGCCAAGAAATCGGATAAAGAGCATAAGCTGGTGGCTGCACTCGCAAAATATTCTCCATCTTTTCCTGAAAAG GTTTTATTCATATTACCAAAACTGGATGTGAGATGTGTCAATCGAGAACATGATCTCGTTGCTGAGAATAACATCACAGGAATCCAACTTACGAGTGTTAAGTCAAAATCTTTTGAGGACACAGGGGAGAGTACACGTCTTGATGTTCAGATGGAACTCAGTGAGATTCAT CTTTTTAGAGAAGCTAAGTCCTCTGTTTTGGAGATAATGAAAGTTGATGTGGTCTCTTTTATCTACATCCCAATTCAG CCGGTTCTGCCTGTAAGAGCTGAAGTTGATATAAAGCTGGGAGGTACACGATGCAACCTATTCATTTCTAGGCTACAGCCGTGGTTGCGTCTTCATTTCTTGAAAAAGAAAAAACTGGTGCTTCATGGTCCCACTCACACACTGGAGAAATCAAAAGCTGCTGATACGAAAGCCATTATGTGGACAGGCACAGTTTCAGCCCCTGAGATGGCTGTTATACTCTATGGTATTGATGATTTACCGGTGTATCAT TTTTGTTCGCAGTCGTCGCATGTGTTTGCAAATAACATTTCGAGTATGGGCACAGCAATTCATGTTGAACTTGGTGAATTGAATCTGCATTTGGCAGATGAGTACCAGGAATGCTTTAAAGAAACCCTTTTCGGAATAGAGCCGAACTCTGGTTCATTGATGCATATAGCAAAGCTTAGCTTGGATTGGGGAAGAAGAGACAGAACATCATCTGACGAGGTTGGTTGCAGAAGTAAATTGGTACTCTCAGTAGACGTGACAGGAATGGGTATATACTTTTCTTTCAAGCGTGTTGAATCTCTCATAACAAATGCTATGTCCTTCAAAGCTCTCTTCAAGACATTATCTGTTGCTGGCAAAAAGATGAATCAAACTGGAGGAGTGCAACCAGCCAAAGGATCTGGGAAAGGAACTAGGCTAGTGAATCTGAATCTTGAACGTTGTTGTGTGACTTTCTGTGACGACACAGGATTGGATAATACAGTTATTGAAGACCCTAAAACCGTCAATTATGGATCACAAGGTGGCCGAGTTACGTTTAGTTCATTAGCTGATGGCAGACCACGCACAGCGAACGTAGCGTCTACTGCTTCTGAAGAATGTAAAAGACTGAAGTACTCGGTTTCTCTTGAAATATCACAGTTTAGCCTTTGTCTCAACAAGGATAAACACTCGGTGCAAATGGATCTTGGAAGAGCAATATCCATCTATCAGGAGTATTTGGAAGAGCATAAACCTTGTTCAAAGGTCAAGTTGTTTGATATGCACAACGCAAAGCTTGTACGTCGATCTGGTGGTCTTAATGACATAGCTGTGTGTTCTCTCTTCAGTGCTACTGATATTTCACTGGGTTGGGAACCTGATGTTCATATATCTTTCTATGAACTGTTTTTACGGTTGAAATCCCTGGTTTATGCGCAAAAGCTTAAGGAACAGGAAAGGGAGGGCAGATCTAGTGTGAAAGATGGTGGCTCGGGTGAAGAAAGAAATCTGTCCAATTCTGCTGACAAGCAGAAGAAAAAGGAATCTATGTTTGCTATTGATGTGGAAACTTTGACGATATCAGCTGAGGTAGGAGATGGGGTAGAGGCTAAATTGGAGGCGCAATCAATATTTTCTGAGAATGCGTGTATAGGAGTCCTTCTTGAGGGGCTTATGCTTGCTTTTAATGGATCTCGAGTGTTGAAAACTACAAGAATGCAAATATCAAGAATCCCTGCTGCCTCGTCTAGTGTGTCTGATGCAGTCCCTGTAATGACAAGTGGTCCTTGGGACTGGGTAGTACAAGGTCTTGAGGTGCACATTTGTATGCCTTACAAATTACAGTTGCGTGCCATAGATGATTCGATTGAGGACATGTTGCGAGCCTTGAGACTTATAACTGTAGCGAAAGGTAAAAACCTGTTTCCAGGAAAGAGAGAAAGCTCGAAGCCGAAGAACAAGAAATCTAGCCCAAAATTTGGCCGCATAAGATTTGGCATACGCAGGCTAACCGCATATATTGAGGAAGAACCAATTCAAGGCTGGCTTGATGAACACTATCATCTGGTGAAGAAGGAAGCCTGCGAGTTGGCTGTCAGATTGAAATTTCTTGAAGATTTTATCCAAAAAGCTACCCAGTCTCCTAAAGGTGCTGAAACAAGTGATCCTACAGATGAAAGAAAGATGCTTTTTGATGGGGTTGAAATTGATGTCCAGGATCCTTCAGCTATTAACAAAGTGAAGGATGAGATTCATAAACGGTCTTTTCAATCGTATTATCAGGCATGCCAGGGTTTAGCATCCTCAGAGGGTTCAGGTGCCTGTACGGAAGGGTTCCAGGCAGGTTTTAAGCCAAGTACTGCTAGAACCTCTCTCCTCTCTGTTTGTGTCACAGATTTTGATTTAAGCTTGACGGCAGTTCATGGTGGAGATGCTGGTTTGATGGAAGTCTTGAAGAAGCTTGATCCTATATGTCAAGAAAACGACATACCCTTTTCTCGGTTATATGGAAGCAATGCTGACTTGAAAACTGGAAGCTTGGTAGTTCAGCTAAGAGATTACACACTTCCTCTTCTCTCTGGCACTTCTGGTAAATGTGAAGGTCATATTGTGCTGGCTCAGCAG GCAACGTGTTTTCAGCCACAAATTTCCCAAGACGTATTTGTAGGCAGATGGAGAAAAGTGCGAATGTTCCGGTCAGCAACTGGGACAACTCCACCGATGAAGACCTACTCAGATCTGCGCATACACTTTGAACAAGGACAAGTTTCCTTTGGAGTTGGATATGAACCTGCTTTTGCAGACATTAGCTATGCTTTCACAGTTGCTCTTCGGAGAGCGAATCTGAGTCATAGAGGTCCAGGTATTCTACCCACCGTTAAAAAAGAACGAAGCTTACCTTGGTGGGATGATATGAGAAACTATGTTCATGGCAATATCACTTTATCTTTTTCTGAATCAAAGTGGGATGTTCTTGCTACAACGGATCCATATGAGAGTCTTGATAAACTTCAAATAGTGACTGGTCCTATTGAACTTCAGCAGTCAGATGGTCGTGTGTTTGTCAATGCTAAAGACTTCAAGATAAAACTGAGCAGTCTGGAGAGTTTGATTAGCCGACACTCTTTAAAAATTCCAGTTGGCACCTCTGGAGGTGCATTTATTGAAGCCCCTGCATTTAATCTTGAAGTCACAATGGACTGGGAATGTGAGTCTGGGGATTCTTTGAATCATTACTTATATGCATTTCCATCTGAAGGAAAGCCTCGTGAGAAGGTCTTTGATCCGTTCAGATCAACATCACTCTCGCTTCGGTGGAATTTCTCCCTTAGACCTGAAAAGTTTCACCAGTCTTCCTCAGGTACTGAGCATCCAACAGACACTGCAGTTCTCTGCAGCTCGCAAGACCAGCCTGAGACACCAACAATGAATCTCGGAGCTCATGATTTGGCATGGATACTTAAGTTCTGGGGTTTGAATTACTATCCTCCTCATAAGTTACGTTCTTTCTCCAGATGGCCTAGGTTTGGTGTCGCAAGAAGTGCAAGATCAGGAAATTTATCTCTAGATAAGGTGATGACGGAATTTATGCTCCGTGTAGATGCCACTCCTTCCTTGATGAATTACATGCCTTGGGACTCTGACGATCCTGCCAAAGGATTGAGTTTTAACATGTCAAAGCTAAAATACGAACTGTGCTATAGTCGCGGGAAGCAAAAATATACATTTGAATGCAAGCGGGATGTGCTTGACCTTGTATATCAAGGTCTTGATCTTCACGTGCCTAAGGCTTTTCTTAACAAAGATGAGCATCCTTACGTTCCAGCAAGCGTTCAGGTTTTGAGAAAAAGCTCCCAAAATGCTTTGATAGACAGAGTACCCTCTGGAGAGGACCATAAGAGGAATGAGAAGCATCGCGATGAAGGGTTTCTATTGTCTTCTGATTATTTTACAATCAGAAGGCAGGCCCCAAAAGCTGATCCTGAAAGACTATTGGCATGGCAAGAGGCTGGAAGAAGAAATCTGGAGATGACGTATGTGAGGTCTGAGTTTGAGAATGGAAGCGAGAGTGATGAACATATACGATCAGACCCTAGTGATGATGATGGATACAATGTTGTCATTGCTGACAATTGTCAACGGGTCTTTGTTTATGGCCTCAAACTCCTGTGGACAATTGCAAATAGAGATGCTGTTTGGTCTTTTGTTGGTGGAATATCGAAAGCATTTGAGCCACCGAAACCTTCTCCGTCTCGTCAGTATACACAGAGAAAGATTCTTGAAGAGAGTCAAGAGGGATCTTGTCCGGAAACACATCAAGGGGAAACGTTGAAATCTTCTGCAAGCCCAGGTAGGAACCTCCCTTCTCAGCCTATGGAGATGGCAGAACCTCTTTCATCACCGTCGCACTCAGTGAAAATTGAGAAATCATATGACAGAGCTG GTAATACTGAGACCAGTGAATCTGAGGAAGATGGGACTCGTCACTTCATGGTGAATGTCATTGAGCCACAGTTTAATCTTCACTCAGAAGATGCTAAT GGTCGCTTTCTGCTTGCTGCTGTTAGTGGTCGTGTTCTAGCACGATCTTTTAATTCCATTATGCGTGTTGGTGTGGAAGTAATTGAGCAGGCTCTTGGCACTGGAAGTGCCGAGGTTCCAGAATGTAGTCCTGAGATGACTTGGACTCGGATGGAATTTTCTGTAATGTTAGAGCATGTGCAGGCCCATGTTGCTCCGACTGATGTTGACCCAGGTGCTGGGTTGCAGTGGCTCCCAAAAATTCGCAGAAACTCGCCAAAAGTGAAACGTACTGGTGCTTTACTTGAAAGGGTCTTCATGCCTTGTGACATGTTCTTAAGGTATACAAGACACAAAGGTGGAAATCCTGATTTAAAG GTGAAACCACTAAAAGAGCTCACTTTCAATTCACACGATATAACCGCTACGATGACGTCTCGGCAATTCCAGGTTATGCTGGATGTTCTGACTAACCTTCTCTTTGCAAGGCTTCCAAA GCCTCGGAAAAGTAGTCTCCAGTGTCCTACTGAAGATGAAGATGTTGAAGAGGAGGCTGATGAGGTAGTTCCATATGGAGTTGAAGAGGTAGAACTTGCTAAAATCAACCTTGAAGAGAAAGAGCGAGCGCGAAAGTTGCTTCTTGATGATATTAGAAAATTGTCTTATTGTTCTGACAATATTGATGATACACATATGGAAAGGGAAGTTGAGCTGTGGATGATAAGTACCAGAAGATCCATACTG GTGCAAGGATTAAAGAAAGAGCTCTTATATGCACAGAAATCTAGAAAGGCTGCTTCCGTATCTTTAAGAATGGCACTGCAGAAGGCTGCACAGCTGCGACTGATGGAGAAAGAGAAGAACAAAAGTCCATCATACGCTATGTGCATATCCTTGCAGATCAATAAGGTTGTTTGGAGCATGCTTGTAGACGGTAAATCCTTTGCTGAAGCAGAGATAAATGACCTG ATTTATGACTTTGATCGAGACTACAAGGACATTGGCGTTGCTCGATTCACGACCAAGTCCTTTGTTTTGAGGAACTGTCTGCCTCATGCAAAGTCGGATATGCTTTTATCAGCATGGAATCCTCCAACCGAGTGGGGAAG GAAATTCATGCTTCGTGTTGATGCAAAGCAAGGAGCACCAAAAGATGGACACTATCCTCTTGAGCGTTTCCAT GTGGAGATTTACCCCCTAAGGATCCATTTGACAGAAACAATGTACAGAATGATGTGGGAGTATTTCTTCCCAGAGGAAGAGCAGGATTCACAAAGGCGACAG GAAGTTTGGAAAATTTCCACGACAGCTGGCTCAAAACGTGTAAAGAAAGGGCTAGCAGGTGATTCTTCTACAACTAGTCACTCCGCTGTTGAAGCATCTCGCAGGAGTTCTGAATCACTCTCTGCTTCTGCGACAACGCTGTCACAAAGCAATGCTGACTCTGTTCAA AAATCAAATACGCCAAGCCTAAGGTGTAGTACTGGTGGTTCAGCTCAGGAGTTGAGAACATCTTCTTTCGATAGGACTGGGGGAGAAAATATGGCAGAATCTATAGGTAATGAACTCGTGCTGCATGCTTCTTCCGTGGAACAACAGGAGGATTCCTCTAAACAGAAACCCAAGGAGACAAAAACCGTCAAGCCTGGCCGCTCTTCTCATGAAGAAAAGAAGGCGGGAAAATCACATGAGGAGAAGAAATCTAGGCCTAGAAGGATGATGGAGTTTCACGACATTAGAATAAGTCAG GTGGAGCTTCTAGTGACCTATGAGGGCTCAAGATTTGTTGTAAATGACCTCAAGTTGTTGATGGATACATTTCACCGTGATGAGTTCACTGGTACCTGGAGAAGACTCTTTTCTCGTGTTAAGAAACACATCATTTGGGGGGTATTGAAGTCTGTTACAGGAATGCAG GGGAAGAAATTCAAAGACAAATCTCAGAACAACCGTGAATCTGCTGACAATGACCTTATTCTAAGTGACAATGATCACACGGGGAAATCTGATAATCAAGTACCATGGTTTAAGCGTCAAAGCGATGGAGCAGGTGATGGGTTTGTTACTTCTATTAAAGGACTCTTCAATACGCAAAGGCGCAAGGCCAAAGCATTTGTCATGAGAACTATGAGAGGTGAAGCAGAGAATGACTTCCACGGGGAGTGGAGCGACAGTGATGTAGAATTGTCTCCTTTTGCTCGGCAACTAACTATAACAAAATCTAAGACTAAGAGGCTCCTCAAACGCCACACTAAGAAATTCCGCCCAAGACCTCAAAGAG GTTCGAGTTCCCAGCAAAGAGAATCACTTCCATCATCTCCCAGAGAGGGCACTGCATTTGAAAGTGGCTATTCAAGCGGAACTTCACCGTATGAGGATTTTCGAGATTAA